One Malaclemys terrapin pileata isolate rMalTer1 chromosome 21, rMalTer1.hap1, whole genome shotgun sequence DNA window includes the following coding sequences:
- the LOC128827353 gene encoding kallikrein-15-like translates to MWLRPSATYMPRRTHGCDPAPLAAWGSLKLKGHPCHPHAQPWQAAIFERSKYNCGATLISSRWVLTAAHCLTGPIHVRLGDYNLYVREDTEQYKVVAKSIIHPGYNCTDHDNDIMLLKLQTPATLNRYVQPLGLASQCAEPGEQCMVSGWGTALNAPENISIILYCTMVHIVSDEQCAANYPGHVNRNMVCAGLKGGGTDSCEGDSGGPLVCNGKLQGVVSWGDVPCVSTLKPGVYMNICKYHDWLQATMCAN, encoded by the exons aTGTGGCTGCGACCCAGCGCCACGTACATgccccgtcgcacacatggcTGCGACCCAGCGCcac TTGCAGCCTGGGGCAGTTTAAAGCTCAAGGGGCATCCATGCCACCCCCACGCACAGCCCTGGCAGGCAGCCATCTTCGAACGCTCCAAGTACAACTGCGGCGCCACCCTCATCAGCAGTAGATGGGTCCTGACTGCAGCCCACTGCCTGACCGG ccccatccACGTGCGTCTGGGGGATTACAACCTGTATGTCCGCGAGGACACCGAGCAGTACAAAGTCGTGGCCAAAAGCATCATCCACCCCGGCTACAACTGCACGGACCACGACAACGACATCATGCTGCTGAAGCTGCAGACCCCGGCCACGCTCAACCGCTACGTCCAGCCGCTGGGCCTGGCCTCGCAGTGTGCGGAGCCGGGCGAGCAGTGCATGGTGTCGGGGTGGGGCACCGCTCTCAACGCCCCCG AAAACATCTCCATCATCCTCTACTGCACCATGGTCCACATCGTCTCTGATGAGCAGTGCGCGGCCAACTACCCCGGGCACGTCAACAGGAACATGGTCTGCGCAGGCTTGAAGGGCGGGGGCACGGATTCCTGTGAG GGCGACTCCGGCGGCCCGCTGGTGTGTAATGGGAAGCTGCAGGGCGTCGTGTCTTGGGGCGACGTGCCCTGTGTCTCCACCCTGAAACCCGGCGTTTACATGAACATCTGTAAATACCACGACTGGCTGCAGGCCACCATGTGCGCAAACTGA